GATTGCTGCTGAGCTGGCTAGATTGAGCGGAGGTATAGTGCTTGACATTCATGAAGATAACACAATAATAATGTACAGAGGGAAAAACTACTCTCAACCCCCAACACAGATCATGTCTCCACGAGTCTCTCTTTCAAGAAAGAAGGTACTGTATTGTGTATTCAATTTAACTGGTTGTGGTGTTCTAAAATTTCTCCTACAGTTCTAGGTCTTAGGTGTCCATAATGCTTCGCTTGCAAAACCACTGCTGTGTCTGAAATTTTACATTTGTAGTCCTTGAATGTGTGTATGCAATCTCTCATGTTCATGCTACTTGTCTGTTtcacaataaattattttttctttttcaaagttGACACTacgtaattttatttcaaaactcGTAAGTGCCTTGTTGGTGCTGGTAGGTTCTCACTGTACCTCCTGGGGGTGTTCTCATCTTTGCAGGCATTGGATAAATCCAAATACAGGCTTGAACAAGAGCTTGCAATTCTTCGTGCACAATTTAAAAGTTCAGCTGAAAGTAAAACAGAAGCTGCTGAGGCAATCCAGAACAGTGGCAGAGAGAGTATTGAGTCTGGGAGTATCTCAAATTTCCAGCTATAGAATTTATATAAAGACCGTGAAATGATGAATGATAACATTGGGTGCACAGAGGATGAGACAGATATGAACTCTGAATTGGATTCTGATTCGGATAAGTTATCTGATATATTTGAGACTGATTCAGATACTGAGAATTTCGTAAATGAGGAGAAACCTCTTAACTTGGACGATTTTGATAATTTTCCAGAGCAAAGCAATGGAGAAATGAATGATTTTGAGGAGCATCTGCAACAAATGTCTctgaagtaaaaaaaacatgGAAAAGGACGATAACTTACCTAAGCTGGACGAAGTTGACAAGATTTTTCTGCAAGCTACATCCTTTTTAAAGAAaaggtttaattattcattttcaaaCTTATTCTTTCTCGTATCTATATCTATAGTCAATGTATTTTTTAGTtcataagtgaattttttaatccttaaaatttatattttaattttcaaaacatgTCTGCCCttaaaaatttttaattcaGTTAGTTAGAATAATAGaaacttttgaaaattaaaatataaattttaagaattaaaaaatttatttattaacggactaaaagaaaaaagtttagaaactataaaaattaaatgaataattaaacctaaagaaacatataaaatgagaaatttgCAAACGACAAAGTATAATCGAGTGTATTGGATATAAAGAGTGTAGCTTTGGAGAAATTACAACTTACAACAATGAAGTAGCATTGTGCTTGACTCATTTTTAACACAGTAGATAAAAATTTAACTgtgacactattttttttaggcCATGGTATTCAAAAGTCATATTAGATCACAACTAATTTGCGATGTCACAACTAATTTGAGATAAGTGGGGTGGGGGATAAAGTTCTCTCggtatctattattttattttttttaagaaaaggttattTTACAACAAATTTAATGTTGTGATGGtaagaaatagagaaaaaaaacaagtattatataaattgtctaagtaatctttatttttatttataaaattcaaatttaaatctatggtaagaaaaattcaattatatcaAGAAAATCTATTTCGGTTGAACAggatatatatatgaattattataaatctcctattattatctttaattttcacatataaaaaaatcaattattttttcatggtAAAGCAAAGCAATAAATATTGCATATACTTTTTCATAATTTCACCGTAATTTTGAAGAATAGAATTAATTGtgttatccaaacaaacaaACTTATTTCTTAAGGAAAGCTAAGTTTTTTCCTACTTAGACTAATTGGTACTGGTGACACTATTACTATACTAACATGAAGATTCTATAATTAACTTCACTGCAAAGGCAAACATAAAGGCTCTTTCCTCATCTCTTATAACCCATTGAATGGAATCTATTTTGTTTTAAGTTTAGTAAAATAGCTTCATGCCTAGGATAAGTTAAatctgttaaaatgaacataCTAGAAGctcaaaattgtttaaaaagaaaattctgaACAAAATAATTACTGCTTGAGTTCAAGAAAATTTGATATCttaatttataggaaaatagatattgtattataaaataaaatagcagGTTAGACTTCCCTAGAGTTAGGTAGCTGTGGTTGTATGGTGCAATGGTGTAATCAAACTCGTTTGTTGGAAGGGGAAAGTAAGGGAAACAAGCATTCTCCAGATttcatgtaaattaaaaaaaaaaaatctaaatataacACCCCGATttcatgtaaattaaaaaaaaaaatctaaatataacACCCAGAATGTTAAACCAAACCAACCAAAAAATTCAGCAGCAAGAAATAAAGTAATAGAATTGTAATTAGCAGACTAAATGCTACACTTCACATACAGTTATTAATCAAGGATGTTTGGGTGTTCCAACCAAAAGGTTGGTCCAATAATGTCAATATGTCCTACAATAACCTTTCCATAATTTTCAGGAAACTCTCCATTCTCCTGATGAATTAGAGCAATATCTACCTTGTCCCTATAAACCGAGGATCCTTGTCGGTACATGACTGGTAAATTATTGTAGTCAATAGCCAATTCCTCAATTTTCTTTTGCAACTGAGCACCCTTTAAACTATTTTGGGcttcccttttgctttttccaGATGCAACTAACTTCCAGAAACAAGAGTTATATTGATTGTTGATGTGGCAATCCACTTGTCTCCATGAAAGGTAGTCCCGTAGAATCTCAGTAGATGGATAGCACACTGCTCGTCCATCAAAGGAAGGAGGGTACTTTAACTCACTTTGTGGGAAGAAGTTTTTCCATCTCATCACATAAGTGGATGTGAAGAAAGACACAATAGCTGAAATTATTGTATTAGCTCTCCTTTGATAAAGATTAGTGGCTTTCTTAAGAATAAAGCTATACTCATCACTAACCCCATAGGCAAAGACTATATCCTCCCAAAACTTTTCTAAGACAGCGACTGCACACAAATTCATCAAGTTAAGAGCTCTATCATCATTTGGCTTTACAAATTCATGTATCTCAGAAAACCTGTGGAAGTGGCATCCATCTATTCGAACTACAATCCATGTAGACGGCATCAATTTGCTATCAAATTCAAAGGACCTCACATACTCGGGAGTCACATTGTTAATTTCTTCAACAAACCCACCAAGCTCCTTCAAAAGAACAGTATGCTCATTCCAAAATCTCTTACTTGCTATTTTCTTGGAACGCACTGTGATTATCTTCCTTTTGCACCTTTTAATTGGAGCACCATTATCTGTGTACTTCACAATATCCTCAACGATTGTCTTCAGAACACAAGACCCTTGGCGGAATATCGGCTCTAGTGTATTGTAATTGACATTGAACTCATCAAATAAAAGATTGTTTAGCTCACCTTTGTCAAAATCCTTGATGAAATCCCATGCTTCCTTCCCATTCATTCCACGTTCAACAAGACGCCAAAGGCATTGCTCATGCAGATTAGTCAAATGACAAATATTCTGCCGCCACAAAAGATACACTTGAAGAGCTTCTACAGATGCACAAGCTATGACTCGCCCATGGAAGGAAGGAGAACATTGTAGTTCCTTGTATGGAAAGAATTCATCCCATTTTCTCACAAAGATGGATgagaaaaaagaagtaaagatggATAGCACTTTGCTTGCACGCCTTTCATAGAACTTGGAGGTcttcttgaaaacaaaagtatacTCATCACTGAACCCATATGCAAGGACTACGTCTGCATACTCTTCAAGAACTTCAACAGCGCAAGAGTTCATCAATTTCAAGGCATTTAAATCATGAGGTTTATGGAGTTTACTGGCCTTGATCCAAACAAGAATGATATTAGGAAACATGACCTCATCCTCAACTTCAAAACACTTGACATACTCATATTTGCTGTTAGCCATACTGCATGCCAAAGTTTACACATGTATTACTTATTAGCACACACAAGTTAACAACAACAGACTTATCCCGCTAGGAGCATACACAAGTTAACAAAGTGAAACTAATAATATACTAATTTAAAACTCTGAATGTATAACAATTGTTTTCAGATTATGAGATTATGATAAAGCTGTAGATTTAAGATGAGTGTAAACTTTGAAGTTGCAGattataataatatactaaTTTAAAGCTGCAGATTATAATTGAATGTATAACTATCAACAATTGAACATATCAGTAATAACTTATTACATTTAAATTGAGTCATTCAGTGGATGAGATGAAaggtattttactattttaaggTAAAAAATAAGCATTGGGTGGTGCCAATCAATAGGCCATAAGTTTGGTATTGCTTTTATCTTGCATCCttaataagtaaattttgaTCACTAAGTATAATATCTGTATACAAGTATGACACATAGGCTAACCATAGAGACACATTCATCATGGCGGATAAATTGTTATGATCTAGAAAAAAGTGTTGCCAGCATCACAAAACATGAGGAATTAGAGACAATCAAGAAAAAAGTGTTGCCAGTAtcacaaaagatgaggaattagAGCAAAGTACAGTAAAAGGAATGGCCACAACGTAAAACATAGGAGTAACAATTAAAGAAAATCTCATAAAAAagcatttaagaaaattaaagagaaagtgttttTGTGCatccaaacacaacataaaAGGGGTCTTTAACCAACTAAGAAATCAATAATACAGCAGCTATAAGCTTttctaaaaccaaaaagctaaataaatatagaaaccAAAATGCATAAACCCCCATTCCCCACACCTTAAACACCGTCACAAAGCATCATGAGTGAAGCTTCTACAGGCTTTTGGAGTGACTGAATCCTGACACAATTGACAACAAACCAACTCTCTTCCCTCTCTTTCTAATTATGTTTTAACCTCACACACACTCCTAAACCAGAATTGACACTATCACAGTCTCCTTCATCCTTCTCTCTCTGAATCTAtcaattattttctctctttctctttcatgCATATTCACAAACACATAGTAATCACCACCTAGCTCAACCTCAAACCACCAAAGAAAAAGCCACGACCTATTTCACCAAATTCAGTATCCTCCAACCCCATCAAACCAAAATCCAAGAAAATTCCAAAACGTATAAATGTAATCCATATAGACAAAACATACAGGCCgtcaataaaatcaaaattgaaataaaaaagtggGCAGCgacagagagaaagagaaaacctaccaacaagagagagagagagagagtgggtTGTGCAACAAGCAAGGTCGAGCGTCCTTGGGGAAGAAAGTGGCTTTTCAAAGTGTTCCCTTGGAGAAGACGATTCTGTACTGTAAGGGATTGTTtggtaaaaataaagaaactattatttaagaagaaattttcaaaatttagtatggttttcacaatttttttctatactttaatttaaatatttttttcatacaacTAAATaattcttgaaagaaaaaaaaaagacacaattAAAGttggctttttttttgttttgttgctgCTTAGAAAAGATAAGTCATAAAAGCTCTATTAGATGTGTGCTCACAATGGCACTATGGGTGGTAAAGTGGACTAGTTCAACCCATTTTGGCCCACTCTACTACTAGTCCACCAAAAGTGGGTCATGTCGGGCTAATCCGCCTTTTAATGATGGGTTAAAGATTTTGACATGTCCCGCTTAGGGATGAGTTGACAGTCGACctatcaaaaatgaaaaaaatatatatatttaataaaaataacacaaatgaacaaatttagtttaaaaacGTAAAGTATATTAATTGTTTATtctaaatttgttattaatataattttttttataagtattagagaaattgaatttataaaataataacaaatatgtattttgaacaatactatattaaaaaaaaaaaaacaaagtgacAACCCAAACCCTAAACACCTATTAGTAtttagattttcttttaaaaaaatatgtatggcGGGCCGATGAGCCAACCCTTCTCGCGCTGCTGTTGGCTCGTCAGACCTACGGGTTAGGTGGGGCAGGCCACATCATGTTGACAGGTTCCATCAAACATCACCGAGGTGGATAACTTTAACTCCTTAAATGGAATTTGCCATTATCACACAACAAATTGATACCAAGACCTAAAACAAGTAAGCAAAACCAATTGATGttcacacaaacacacactacAACCTTATgacccaattaaaaaataactaagtaGAActaaaagcttaaaaaaaaaacaaaaacatctgAGGAAAGTTATGGACAGGTTGACGAGGTTGTAGAGGTGATTTTTGTGGGGAGGAGAATTAGAGGAGAAGAAGATTGCATGGGTCAAGTGGGAATCAGTATGCCTTCCAAAGGAGAAAAGGGGCTTCAGAATTAAGGACCTAAGGAAATTTAATTGTGCCCTTCTCGAAAAATGGAGATGGAATTTATTTCAACATAAACGAGAGTTGTGGGCTAGAGTGTTGGATTCAAAATATGGAGGCTAGAGGAACTTGGATGAGGTACTCCATTATCATTTTGTGGCACAATATTCCTTCTACATGAAACATTAGGTGGATAGTAGTAAGATGTAAATGTAGAGGTCTCTTCCACTAAATAAGCTTCACAAATACTACCCTCAATTGCATATGTGTTTGTGACCTTGTCTTTTAAAGTGCGAATAAACCTAATACAGTAAATTGAAgacattaatttaataaatattgattgatcatttattgaaaacaaataagATATATTACTCAACCTTTCAAAGGGATACATCCACCGATATTGCACGAGACCACCAACCCTAGCTTCATAAGGCAAATGAATCGGAAGATGCTCCATAAAGTTGAAGAAACTTGGGAAATATTTGTTCAAGTTTGCACAAAAATATtggaatattttttcaattaagcATAAAGCATCCTGTTTTAGTAGAGGCGAAGTTATTTCTCAAAAGAACTGACTGAACTCTGCCTATGTGTTCCAAATGGCCTTTGGTAAATCTTTGAAGGCAATTGGAAGCAAACATTGCAGGAACACATGGCAATCATGACTTTTCATTCCAAACAACTTCGCATCTTCCATGTTATCACACCTAGACAAGGCAAAGGCATACCCGTCGGGTAGGCTTTAGTCTTTTGACCCATACACACACTACTAATCTTTGTTGCTTTGTTAATGTGTATTTTGCCTTGGGTTTTTTCAGTTTCCGCCCTCCTCCATCTTACAACTCCAAATCTCTTCGCCTACAAATATCTACCATGTCTAGTCTAGCATTAAAATTgtcctttgtcttgcctttaGTGTCCATAACAGTATACTAGATATTAAGAAGCATGTTTCTCTCAATGTGCATGACATCTAGATTATGCGGGAGAAGATTTGTTTTCCAATATGGCAGCTCCCAAAAGATGGTTTGTTTGGTCCAATGGTGATCGACCAAGTCCATACCCTGGTAGAGTATCATATCTCGGTCTAGTTATTTTAGGTAGATGTCTTACCCTTTCCTACATTTCTTCACCAGTCAACCGATGTGGGGCAATGAGGTCTCATCATGTCTATGCCTAAAAgcaattttatttcttctataaGAATGATCAATTGGCAAGAATTTTCGATGTAAATCAAAAAATGATACCTTTCAACCCTTATCAAGGTATATTCCTCTTGATTGCTCCATGCAGATTAGACAAGCAAGTTTACCCATTGTAATCCAACCTGACAACATTTTGTATGCAAGAAAATCACTAATAGTCCACAACAAGCAagctttcataaaaaaattctgcTTCAACGAGACTTCATAGGTCATGACACCAGAATTCCATAAAAGTTTGAGGTCATCTATAAGTGGCTGCAAGTacacatcaattttattttttggattggATGGGCCATGGATCATAATGGTCAAGAATAAGAACTCTTTTCAAATGCTCATCCTAGGTGGGAGATTATAAGGAGTAAGAATTACTGACCAACAAGAATAAGGTCTGTCAGATATATTAGATGGTGCAACCGATCAGAACATAGCCCTAACTTGACATTCTGGGGAGTCTATTGCAAATTCAGGATATCTTTCATTAAAACTCTTCTAAGCCTTTCCATCGGATAGGTGAGATATATAACCTGGCTCTCTCACATTCTCATGATGCCACCTCATTTGACTGCAGTTTGAATTGAGGAATAAAGTCTTTGAAGCCTTGGAATAATTGGAAAATACCACATCTTTTTTAAAGGGACATCTCTAGCTTTACCATTTCTAATAACAGTTTTGTAATGGTCTTCTCGACAAAATCTACATTAACGAAGATCCTTATCAAGAGGATGGTGATAAATATACATCCTTTTAGACAACAATGAATCTTTTGGCAACCTAATCCACGTTGTTCCACTGACTTCTTTGCATGATAAAAGTTTTTaggtattttattatattttggcaATGCCTTCCTCATAAAATCTACCCATCGGTTAAAGCAAGACACTTAAAGCTTCTAATGCAACTGACAATTCAGAGTAACTTTCACAACCATTATACAAGGGAGCTTGCATAGCTGCCAACATGTCGAAAAATCGGGTTAAGATCTCCCCTCATTTGTTCTGCATAGTCAAACTGTTGCTACTTAATATAATTACCAATAGACGGTCTTAGCAGCATCCATTACTAGCTGCTCAAAATCATTGAAGCCTTCTCAAACTCCACTACTTCCATAATAGTAGTTGTTTGAAATGGTTGGCGGAATGGGAGGCCTTTGTTCATCATGATTAGTCCAATAGTAGTAATCACTCATAAACCCTTTCATACAAAGATGCGTCTTGACCTCATCAACTAAATGATACTTCatacatttgaattttttacatGAGCACCTCAactttccttctcttttataattttcttttgcacAAGCAAAGTCAATAAACTCAACAACCCCTGCCATAAATTCATTTGTGACTTTTTTCTTATCAGGACCCGTCCTCTCATCCATCCACTTACGATGCTCCGGAACttccatttttttctatatGACAAAGAGGCTTGTAAATTATAACAGACAATAATGATAATTGTctaacacaacaaaaataaataacataggTTTGAGGGAGAAAAGCTAGGAAGGCCACAAAGGATTCAACCCTCAAGTAGTTAAAAACTTGTActcaaaataaataactattacTAGTTAGTTTGCGCGGTTAGCAATAGCAATGAAAAATCAAGAGACAATATTTGGTTATTGAAATTCATTGGGCATTGGAGAAAGTTCTGGTCTATCAAGTACTAAgggcagcaaaaaaaaaagtgggaaaCAAGTGCTGAAATGAATCTAAATTAAAAGTGCAAAAGTCTAAATTACAAGGGTAATGATATAAGCAGTATAGgtattaaataaagaaacaatCAGTTTGCTAACTGTGCAATTCAGAAAACCTACGAAAGAACAAGACTGGGATCAAATGCAGTTCAGAAAATCAGTATGGCACCTGAAAGTCCACTACACCAAGATTGCAACATTTAACAACTTAGATGCAAATTTTTACATACATATCTTGTCAGAAACGTTAATTGACTATCTTGTACCTATACATTAATTATAACCTCCAGCAAAAAAcaataatagaaaatgaaaaataaagagaaggaAACCCAATAATATTCAAGACATGTTATACTGTGAAAGAGCACCAATTTTTAAGAACTTTTAGTTCTGATACAATTAGCTAAGCAACACCTAGTAAAATCTTATCGTTGACTTATCAAATAAATGACGATTGTATAAGcataaaagaataaagtttaTATCTTCCACTATTATTATAATGTATAGAAACTTTAAAcatataacataaattgaaagaACTTCAAACCATTAATCTCCCGTCTATAAAACAATACTAATAAGATACAAAATCTCTTAACATGACTCACAATCAAAAACAACACAACCAAATAAAAGCTACCTGGTAGAGACAACAAAGATGATGGATGCGACAAAAGCTGAGGTGACAAACAGATGCGATGATGATGATTTTCCAACACACGGACCCTAGCAATGTCAAgggtcaaaacaaaaataaataaaacaagttgTATTTTGTGAGTAAAAatagaaatggaaaaaaataagaatgaatgaaagaaagaaacacGAAAGAtacaaataatgtaaaaatatatgttgtttGCATGGATAGAAGTAGGAAATAAATCTAGCTAGTACTATAACTATGTGTGTGGAAACAAATTAAAGGATTTgtactataattatttttttttaaatcagcaAAATGATGttgtatatatgtaaaagagGTACGAAGGGTACCTAAACCTATTTGCAAAAGATAGTCAACCAACCTATGGGATCCCATAACATGAACTTTCTACTACCAAggttacaaaatattaatatgacCATATGAATATTAGGTAACCAAAGAGTCTCAAACAATCCCAATCTTTTTCACCTACCCTGTAACTTTGCCTCACCAAAAAACCATGTGATTCTACCCAATCcacttcaattcaaaattatttttaaccaaCAGGAACCTTGCTTTTGTCcttaataaaatcaattcaaaattttaaaaagtgtttAACATCTAATCTGAATCATAAAAAACTAGTAATGTATAGGTGACTATATTTGAACAGTaaccatttattatttatatttgaatggtaatcatttttcaaaatgtgAGCATAAGTTATGTGTTAGCTCACTTAACACAATGTCACAAGAAACCACATCAAGAGTAATTAAATGTACTattcactaaaaataattttttgttgccctccaaaattcattaaaaatatagtatGTGAATTATTTGTATCCTCATACATAGGATAGTTGTGCTGAGATAAATATACTTGATTCACATCAGGGTGTCTTCAAATCTCATATTTGTTGTAGGTCATATATACATCAAGGTGTCTTCAAATCTCATAattgttgatgcaatcctcccaaggagAAGACTCATCACCAGAGTCATGGCTAAGAGACTCCAAATAGGATTTATCTTTGTACAtgttagattaggatttcattatttttgggtcttgtatttagggctccataatgtaggtatggtatcctaaaaatgtaggatttttcagcccttgtattttagggcacctagactagtttttgtattacgagtagttttgtaatttcacatgcattaagtgctttatttgatatgtgtgttggatagaaatttaattgaattgggagacgCCCGATcgaattaaattttggaccatcctaagggggaggtgagcatttgcttgctacacctcattgtcacatcatatagtcatactttgtgcatgtccttcatgctttacatgtctcatgacacctaagcacacttgtggataatcttggacttgatcttggattagtggactgaaccatagctaaaatttactaatcataattagtgaaattttgactccaaatttggctccacaaattcaagtgaaatttgaatagaattcaaatttatctcctattttgtgtgacacttaggctataaatagaggcattatgtatgcattttttcaaatttgatcatttgagaattacactttaaagttagacctcatttgaggcataaaagtTTGTGctcctctccttctccctccactcatcttctcctaccttaaAGCTCTTATACATggtttcctatggtggtgagcttattcttgactcatcttcttcttaaAGTGGCGTGTCCAATCaaatt
The Glycine max cultivar Williams 82 chromosome 16, Glycine_max_v4.0, whole genome shotgun sequence genome window above contains:
- the LOC100810659 gene encoding tRNA(His) guanylyltransferase 2, which produces MANSKYEYVKCFEVEDEVMFPNIILVWIKASKLHKPHDLNALKLMNSCAVEVLEEYADVVLAYGFSDEYTFVFKKTSKFYERRASKVLSIFTSFFSSIFVRKWDEFFPYKELQCSPSFHGRVIACASVEALQVYLLWRQNICHLTNLHEQCLWRLVERGMNGKEAWDFIKDFDKGELNNLLFDEFNVNYNTLEPIFRQGSCVLKTIVEDIVKYTDNGAPIKRCKRKIITVRSKKIASKRFWNEHTVLLKELGGFVEEINNVTPEYVRSFEFDSKLMPSTWIVVRIDGCHFHRFSEIHEFVKPNDDRALNLMNLCAVAVLEKFWEDIVFAYGVSDEYSFILKKATNLYQRRANTIISAIVSFFTSTYVMRWKNFFPQSELKYPPSFDGRAVCYPSTEILRDYLSWRQVDCHINNQYNSCFWKLVASGKSKREAQNSLKGAQLQKKIEELAIDYNNLPVMYRQGSSVYRDKVDIALIHQENGEFPENYGKVIVGHIDIIGPTFWLEHPNILD